Proteins encoded within one genomic window of Macrotis lagotis isolate mMagLag1 chromosome 3, bilby.v1.9.chrom.fasta, whole genome shotgun sequence:
- the C3H11orf91 gene encoding LOW QUALITY PROTEIN: uncharacterized protein C11orf91 homolog (The sequence of the model RefSeq protein was modified relative to this genomic sequence to represent the inferred CDS: deleted 1 base in 1 codon), with protein sequence MPKGRRGCPSPTMSKRPAAPLYFPSLYDRGASSSALNDFNIWKKLFVPLKGAAAGPAGGPRGAAAPQPPPPPPPPPGLGPPSERPCPPPWPAGLAPIPYEPLRFFYSPPAGPEGAAPPPPAGPPAPRAAAAASPPDELCELEIRIKELELLTITGDGFDSQRYKFLKALKDEKLQGIKMRQHLKKPTPLS encoded by the exons ATGCCGAAGGGGCGGCGCGGCTGCCCGAGCCCCACCATGAGCAAGCGGCCCGCCGCG CCCCTCTACTTCCCGTCCCTCTACGACCGCGGCGCGTCCTCGTCCGCGCTCAACGACTTCAACATCTGGAAGAAGCTCTTCGTGCCGCTCAAGGGGGCGGCGGCCGGGCCGGCCGGGGGGCCCCGGGGCGCGGCCGCcccgcagccgccgccgccgccgccgccgccgcccggcctGGGCCCCCCGAGCGAGCGCCCCTGCCCCCCGCCCTGGCCGGCCGGCCTGGCCCCCATCCCCTACGAGCCGCTGCGCTTCTTCTACTCGCCGCCGGCCGGCCCCGAGGgcgccgccccgccgccccccgccggACCCCCGGCGccccgggccgccgccgccgcctcgccGCCCGACGAGCTGTGCGAGCTGGAGATCCGCATCAAGGAGCTGGAGCTGCTGACCATCACCGGGGACGGCTTCGACTCCCAGCGCT ATAAATTCCTGAAGGCACTAAAAGATGAAAAGTTGCAAGGTATAAAGATGAGGCAGCACCTGAAGAAGCCCACGCCGCTCTCCTAA
- the CD59 gene encoding CD59 glycoprotein, whose amino-acid sequence MMGSGRMSILFLGLLVLAMYCSPGGALKCLQCEISMKSCTKNATCRADQDACLQAYGGGSYYYSCWKYADCNIQKIGEVFTFPSIRYHCCQRDMCNAAGMGATVSQTVMIAGLLGVIVGSFHF is encoded by the exons ATGATGGGGAGTGGCAGGATGAGCATCCTCTTCCTTGGTCTCCTGGTCCTGGCGATGTACTGCAGTCCAG GTGGTGCTTTGAAATGCTTACAGTGTGAGATTTCTATGAAATCCTGTACCAAGAATGCCACTTGTAGAGCTGATCAAGATGCATGCCTTCAGGCTTATGGTG gtgGAAGTTATTACTATTCATGTTGGAAGTATGCTGACTGCAACATCCAGAAGATTGGAGAAGTCTTTACCTTTCCCAGTATCCGCTACCACTGCTGCCAACGTGACATGTGCAATGCCGCAGGGATGGGGGCCACCGTCAGCCAAACAGTCATGATCGCTGGGCTGTTGGGAGTGATTGTCGGGAGCTTCCACTTTTAA